CAATCAACTGGCCCGTCCAAtgcggcaacaacaacaacaacaacaacaacaacaagaaggGCTGCTGCAAACgaggcagagaaagagagagaggagaggccTGGCAGTTaggctgccactgccactgcggcTGCCACTGTGGAACAACTTATGAATATTCAATTTTACATAAAAGATTTTTTGTTGCTGGTGTCCTTTTGCAGGCTCTGCCTGCCACTCTGCCTTGCAGCCTGGCTCCTTCATGCATGGCATGAAATGTGAAAAATATTGGCCAGGTCGATACCAAAAAGGAGAAAGGGGTTCAGAAGTTGTATAGCAAAGGGCTAATATTTCCAACACTAGAAGAAAACAATCAAAAAATAGGTCCATCTCTTATTCGTAGCTTTCAACATTTACAATTTGTTTAAATCACTGGAGACAATCGATAGTTCTTGGGCTGGTCTTGGGTgggcgacgacgacggcgaTGGGTACTTGGATTTATTCATCGCCGTCAGCGCTTCGAGGAAATCCCCCATGTGCAGCTCCAGGTTGAGGCAGTCCCTGAAGGTCGTCGGAGTGTCGCGCATAAACTTACGCATGCGATGGTGGCAGGCTTGACGGCACAGCTCCTTCAGATCGCTGCCAGAGAAACCCGCCGTCTGCGTGGCCAACACCTTACAGTCCACCGAAGCGTGGAGCTGTTCGTCCTTCAGGATCAGATGCAACAGCTGCTGGCGCTGGATCGTATCGGGCATGCCAATATAGAACTTAGCCGGCATGCGTCGAATGATGGCCTTGTCCAGGTCCCCGGGCCGATTGGTGGCACCCAGGACTATCACAGCCGAGTTTCGGGACGTGACCAGGCCATCCCAGAGCTGCATAAACTGGGTCTTCATCATGGCCGTGGCCTCGTGATCATTTTGGCGCCGTGCACGCAACAGGGAATCGATCTCATCGATGAATATGATGGCGGGCTCCAGTTTCCTGGCCAGCGAGAAGACGGCGGCGGCCAGCTTCTGGGATTCTCCGTACCATTTGTCCGTAAGCATGGCCAAATCCACATTGATGAATCGCATGCCCGCCTCCTTGGCAATGGCCTTGGCAATCAGTGTCTTGCCACAGCCGGGCGGACCGTGGAGCAGCACCCCCATGGGGGCACGCCACAAATGCGATTGCTTGAACAGCTCCCGGTGTCGCACGGGCAGCACCACCGTCTCCTTCAGCTCCTGGACAATGTAATCGAGACCGGCTATATCGCTCCAGTGGATGTCTATGTCTTCGGGTACGACCAGACCAGCGGCAATAAGCATCTCCTGGTCTGTCAGGTCTCCAATTTCCAGCTGTGATCCACCAGATTTCTTCAATCTTTCAATCAACTTTTTCAACTGCTTCTGGGCCCGCTTAATGGCCCTCTTGTGGGTTTTGTCAAAGAAAAATGTGTTGTCCATAAGGCAGGTAACTCCAGTCCACAGAAGGTAGCCACCTATTAGAATAAAGCTCGCTTTCACCGCCGCTAAGAAGAGATTTCCGCGTGTAAAGTACGACGATTGCTCAACGCGACGCGGCGACATTTTGTTTAAAAAATAGTCTATTGTATCCATTGGTGTGCAAAATATTTTTGGAACCAGAGAAGAGATGTCTACAGATTAGATTTATACTAAAACTGAAGGCACAGTTCTAAACCGAAACTAAAAGTAAATAAATGGCCTACTGCGTGGTTACGAAATGCACTAAAAGTGGAAAAACATGTGGCAGCCCCCCTATCAGCCCATACGGCATCCCTACGGTATATCAATAAGCCATAAATGTACGGCCACACTGGAATATAATACCGAATAGTACCGAATATACGGAGACTGAGGAAAGCATGTAGATCGAATCTAGATCTTTCGACATGGCGCTTCAAAGAGAGGAAGTTGTGTTCGTTTCACTGTCACAAATATATCGCAAAATGATTAAAATTCAATAGCTTTATAATTTATAGCAGGGATCGTAATGTaatacaattaaaataaaatcaaatacaaatattttgaatatataataaaaaatttaaaaattatGAACAAAACACAAGAAGTTTCCTTCtttttaaagaaaaaaaaataataaatagaacataaatataaaaaaagaactgaaaaattaaattaaaaattcaaaaaatatgataaatacaaaaatataaaaaaccaaataataaaaaaaatattaaatatattataaaaaaatgtatatcaaaataaaagctataataataaataatagaaatatacaaaaagaatatataacataaatataataaaataaaaaaatgttttaaaaaataataataaatataaaaaataaaattataataatgataaaaataataattcaagaaaaataaaataaaaattaaataaataaaattataagtgaataaaaaaaattgaaaaattaaataaattttaaagCGTAATAAATaaggaaaattaaaaaataagtaatacaaaaataatacaaaattgtttaatgattttattttgtattcttaatatattattttttggttaatgaaattaaatatttttttaaacgAAATATGTCCATCGAAAAGTTATGTATAAATAATGGAtacaaatataaaaaataaaagccATATtacaatataaaaaaaaaaaaatgtattttgaATTAAAATTTAATCCTCTGGAAGGATAGCTCTCTAAAAAGTAGGGTACACTTTTTTCAAAatcatatttattttttgtgatCTCTGGCTTTTTGAAAATTTGCACCTTTTCTGTCAGTGTATCTGCGTTTTAATTTCTGTTTAACTTTTCCTGTTTTGCCCGTAGCTCTCTCTGTCTTCCTCTATCCGGTGCGAGGACCTGCGAAGAAATGTAAGCCAACAAAAGCcaagaataaaaaaaaaagagttgAGAAAAGTACAGCATAGAGAAGGGGCAGGGACTGAGGGCAGAAGATGTTTTCTAGTTTAAGCATCTTTTTAGCGGAAGTCAATGTAACAAAAGATAAACTTGTCCAGCCAGCTGCCAGTTCCTTGTACTCTCCAGTCCGTAGTCCTCTTCCAAGGATGCTGTCGGTattccagcagcagcggcagaatAAAGGCCAAGGCATAAGACGGTCAAAAGTATTAACTAAACACTGCAGCAATTTATCTTGGTACCCCTTTCGCCGacccgaaccgaaccgaacgtAGGTCAGTTATGCGCTTTGtcttaaagtttttattttatttttttgttgtttccaTCCCAGAGACCAGACCGCTGAAGAAAATTGCTGTGCTGTGCAGGAGCTTCCTTCCGCATTACAAAAGAATTACTCAACACAATGTCTGGGGCAAAGTTTTCTCAGCCAGCCCCCAGATCAGTTTTTTCCACCCATCTCTACCTCTTTTTTCCCCTGTGTTCATCCACCATAATCCCTTTTGTATATACTCCTACCAATTGTTTTAGTTTTACCATTTTCTAGACGCTTTAATTCCGAATAT
The sequence above is a segment of the Drosophila miranda strain MSH22 chromosome 4, D.miranda_PacBio2.1, whole genome shotgun sequence genome. Coding sequences within it:
- the LOC108164270 gene encoding ATPase family AAA domain-containing protein 1, whose product is MDTIDYFLNKMSPRRVEQSSYFTRGNLFLAAVKASFILIGGYLLWTGVTCLMDNTFFFDKTHKRAIKRAQKQLKKLIERLKKSGGSQLEIGDLTDQEMLIAAGLVVPEDIDIHWSDIAGLDYIVQELKETVVLPVRHRELFKQSHLWRAPMGVLLHGPPGCGKTLIAKAIAKEAGMRFINVDLAMLTDKWYGESQKLAAAVFSLARKLEPAIIFIDEIDSLLRARRQNDHEATAMMKTQFMQLWDGLVTSRNSAVIVLGATNRPGDLDKAIIRRMPAKFYIGMPDTIQRQQLLHLILKDEQLHASVDCKVLATQTAGFSGSDLKELCRQACHHRMRKFMRDTPTTFRDCLNLELHMGDFLEALTAMNKSKYPSPSSSPTQDQPKNYRLSPVI